The DNA region CAAATGGGCTGCCGTGTAGGCGACCGTGATCCAGGCCTATGCACTCGTCACACTTCTCAAAATCTCAAGCATGTgtttaaaatatacatttagGTCATATGTGTTGTATTAATTAGCCACAGGTAAAGTTAACCAGTCCACAGGCAACAGCGTTTCCTCTGAGCGCGGACCTTTCTCTAACATATATACAAACATACTTTGCGTGTTGCTCATGCCTTTGGTGTCCCTTTGTTGTCGGCTTTGGCGCCTGAAAGTCCATTTTCAGTGTTGTCGTTCCCTGAGGAGCTCACCAGGCACTCTTTGCTGCAGCACAGAAGCCACGGGTTAAGATTTACACTTCCAAATACTTACTCACATAGGATTTCAAATAGAAGCATTTGAAGAATTTGAATGCACCCTCGCATAATGACGGGTTATTTTCTTGCCAAGTATTAATGAGCTCAACAAGAATTTTAGATGAATCCAATTAAGATGACAGTTTAAATGAGAatgtctgctgtttttttatcttcaaCCATCACTCGTAGTCATTATCATATCAAAACATTCAAATTACtatatttttagaaacagcGGTCAAGGTctcatttgtgtctgtgtcagtgacAAAGCAAGGAGTCTGAGGTTAGGACATAGCTATTTTAGTAATTGGCTGATTAATTGGAAATGTAAGCTTGTTAAAGTTAAGTTTAGCTTACGACACAACAATGTGAATACAACAGACTAGGACATTCAAGTGGCGATACTGGTGTACATTGCATTATGCTTATTGCTATAATCAAACATGTGCCCTTTTCTAACCCTCAGTATCATGGTTACCATAGTGATTTACTCACTTCTTCTCTCCACCCTTCAGCAGGAAGTGGACGACCAAGGCCTTTATCACCATGCCCATGACGAGCAGGCCTATGACTCCACCCAGCACCGAGACCACGATGACCGTCAAAGTGTTGTCAAGCTCCCTTACTGTAAAAACCAAGACAGAGACAAGACAGTGCCGGCAGAAACGATTAGCGTCACTCTCGTGAAGACGTGTACAGCTGCGTGCTTTTAGTGCATACTTTCATCCACCACGATAAGAGTGAAGATGGCGCTGTGGTTGCGGTTCTTCTCCTTCAGGTTCCTGGCGAAGCAGGTGTAGTCTCCCGCGTCGTCGAAGGTGATGTTCCACAGCAGGAGGGAGATGTTGTTGGTCTTGGAGGAGCCAACGAACGTCACGCGGTCGTGGCACATCATCACCTTGGGCTCGGCTCCCTCGTGGGCAATCTCGCCTTCATAGAGCTGCACACGCGTACGTTTAGGAAGCACGAACAAAGGGGGTCAGACGTGGTTACACAGCAAACCTTCCatgcttgtgtgcatgtgtgcacgtaCTGTAGTACCTTCACCATACTTCCGTTGTTGTTAAAGTGCCAGTTGAAGTACAGGTTTTTGATACCAATGCAGGAGGAGTAGGTGCAGGGG from Betta splendens chromosome 13, fBetSpl5.4, whole genome shotgun sequence includes:
- the LOC114868287 gene encoding sodium channel subunit beta-4-like, translated to MASVDSTGSRVSGRLGSGDLLHAGLVVVLLLGVWCVSGLEVSTGKVPSAEAMNGSTVLIPCTYSSCIGIKNLYFNWHFNNNGSMVKLYEGEIAHEGAEPKVMMCHDRVTFVGSSKTNNISLLLWNITFDDAGDYTCFARNLKEKNRNHSAIFTLIVVDEIRELDNTLTVIVVSVLGGVIGLLVMGMVIKALVVHFLLKGGEKNKECLVSSSGNDNTENGLSGAKADNKGTPKA